One Vanacampus margaritifer isolate UIUO_Vmar chromosome 20, RoL_Vmar_1.0, whole genome shotgun sequence DNA window includes the following coding sequences:
- the tlcd4a gene encoding TLC domain-containing protein 4-B, with protein sequence MDPFSQLILTISVTSFVTFQWLFHKVSPWVSTRISPGFLGLSDKQKVEWNSRTVSTLHALLVGIFCLYILFFDAAVNEDPVWGDPTLVKTNVAITTGYLISDLLLICYYWKAIGDKFFVVHHLAALYAYYYVLGQGMLPYFANFRLLAEFSTPCVNQRWFFEVLGYPRTSRPNMANGVAMAVVFFMVRVAVMPVYYSRMYAVYGTEAFYLVPYGGRLAWICSSICLDIMNIMWMHKIARGCYKVLQSARCRTKAGVPHENGKAD encoded by the exons ATGGATCCATTCAGCCAGCTTATCCTCACCATCTCTGTGACCAGCTTCGTCACTTTCCAGTGGCTCTTCCACAAAGTCAGCCCCTGGGTGTCAACGCGCATCAGCCCGGGCTTCCTCGGCCTCAGCGACAAGCAAAAGGTAGAATGGAACTCAAG gacagTATCGACTCTTCACGCGCTGTTAGTGGGAATCTTCTGTCTTTACATTTTGTTCTTTGATGCCGCGGTCAATGAAGACCCAGTTTG GGGAGATCCTACTCTAGTGAAGACTAATGTTGCTATCACAACAGGTTACCTCATATCTG ATCTGTTGCTAATATGTTACTATTGGAAGGCGATAGGAGACAAGTTTTTTGTAGTGCACCATCTGGCAGCGTTGTATGCTTACTACTATGTACTG GGCCAAGGCATGTTGCCTTATTTTGCTAATTTCCGTCTGCTCGCCGAGTTTTCTACTCCATGTGTGAACCAGCG CTGGTTCTTTGAGGTTCTAGGTTACCCAAGGACCTCCCGACCCAACATGGCGAACGGTGTGGCCATGGCCGTGGTGTTCTTCATGGTGCGCGTGGCCGTCATGCCGGTCTACTACAGCCGCATGTACGCCGTCTATGGCACCGAGGCTTTTTACCTTGTGCCCTACGGCGGGCGCCTGGCGTGGATCTGCTCCAGCATCTGCTTGGACATCATGAACATCATGTGGATGCACAAAATCGCCCGAGGCTGCTACAAAGTGCTGCAGTCGGCACGTTGTCGGACCAAAGCCGGCGTGCCTCATGAGAACGGAAAGGCCGACTAG